In Corticium candelabrum chromosome 1, ooCorCand1.1, whole genome shotgun sequence, the genomic stretch GTGGCATAAATAAAATCGTTCCTACCAGCAATCATCTTCAGCAAGAATTACATTCATTCAACATCTATTGCTCAAACAATAAGAAAACTTGTAGGACAAAACTAGTACCAAAATGGAATCAAATTGCTAAAGACAAACTGGtctaaataaaattttatgaGGGATTCACAAAcctttgctttctttgtaTTTTGGGTTTGACTGAATTTCTAAACATTACAAAGAGTAAATTCAAAATCTGCTATTTTGTTTCATAGTGCAATCAAATCAAAGTCATTTTCTTGGTATGGATACTAATAAAAAGTCAGGAAAAGTAAAAAAGAATTTGTAAATGAGGTTCACAAACCTTCAAGTACCAATCCTGACTGTACATACGGGCACACCTGTGTACTATTATTCATCGTCTTTAGGCAAGCGACCACAAGCACGTCCGGTATGTCTCCTCCTCCATAACTCACCTGTATGAACCTTCACCCTCAACGCAACAACCTGGTTTACAAGCAAATAAGAGAAACCGTGATTGTGTGTCGCGCTCATCTCTTTTCCCTAACCTTCTCATACAAGATCAAACTGTCAGTCTTAGTAATttcttgtgtgcttgtgcgggGGGACAAAGCTCTTTCGCACAAACGAGAAATTCAACAAGATATTCTGCCGGGATACATCGACGAGTTGGCAGAAAGAAAACGTTGCGCGTCTCACTCACCTCTCTAGACAACCGCTCTCCTCTCATCAATCTGCCACAAGTTTTTCGAGCGCCCCGTCAGACAACCAATGAGGTCGGTCGCAGCTTCGCACGTGCTGACTTTCCTTCACAAACCTCCCGTCTTGCGTTGTTGCAAACTGCCACCTGCAAAAGAAGTGCACGCGCATgcctagcctcgaacttccagactagagagcgcgcgaactctagtctggaccaagtcgatactaaaatgatttcggaaatagcctttcttagccaatcagcttctccaacccgaatctcggttgtaaattctgattggcttagcaataattggttatgctaggTGCACTAGCacctgattgcgcgcgtgtgaaatcctcgagGGCGGCTAAGTgtagccttgtccccagactctctcgcgctagtcttgtccggtgcccgtatgacaattccaggcgcgagagagtctgggatcatcccgcctacttcctgccatatctcctttctaaatgctcactaagtgttacccccaacgtcatcaagtgtcccgtaacttcaaaatcagattagcgttagtctaatccaataaacgtatcacacgggatgctatgaccattgtttggtgtttgtggcatatccagcacttgcagacaactgaagcatgttgaaaaggtaagactatggagtgttggtgacgggtttcgtgtaggcttgtagtctgagatctacaagtggcggatccggagtgatgaccttctacgtagttcacacgcggccattagcgtttgtgcgcagactagactctgtagcaaaaagcgcgcaatggcaagggaaggggttgatcttgacatgaaactaccgtctacccttcgagaagtcttcaagtatgaaaacaaatacatcttttcgcgaaagaatagccctggaagcttcaagttgaccctccagaccgTAGTTTCacgtcaagatcaaccccttcccttgccattgcgcgctttttgctacagagtctagtctgcgcgcaaatgctaatggccgcgtgtgaactagctagaaagtcatcactccgccaattgtaaatctcagactacaagcctacacgacacccgtcaccaacactccatagtcttaccttttcaacatgcttcagttgtctgcaagtgctggatatgccacaaacaccaaacaatggtcatagcatcccgtgtgatacgtttattggattagactaacgctaatctgattttgaagttacgggacacttgatgacgttgggggtgacacttagtgagcatttagaaaggagatatggcaggaagtaggcgggatgatcccagactctctcgcgcctggaattgtcatacgggcaccggacaagactagcgcgagagagtctggggacgaggctaggcTAAGTGCACTCCAGAACAATGACAagactctgcatgccagaacaatgatcagactgtgcacacgcacatcttagttttagtttcagcttcagttctttaatattttcaagcttgcggtgagaggacatgcacagcagcgtcgctagaccatcacctttgacaactggtcgagcggtagtctcgctagtcgagcggttagactagctagcggtctgccgaagaatcaaagagtcgtcgtttcatgccgtccaccaagatatcgccgcaaacacggcagacgtctcttctttgtttgtgagatctcatggcatttacaaatgatatgttgatctaggtaaaacgatcctacgctgttagacaccatttaccatcgcttttgataaatacttctgaaatcattttagtatcgacttggtccagactagagttcgcgcgcttcgcgcgctctctggtctggaaattcgaggctagcgCATGCCGTGAAGTTATTTCACTGACGTCAGTAATTGGAGTCTTCTCATTGGTCTACTAGTGATAGATATCAATATGTTATCTAAAGATTTCTCCTCGTGTGGCCAAACGCTGGGCACACATGAAAGGTCACTGAAAAGGTTTATTATCAGAATTTCGTGGACGAATGAAATATTTTGGCCTTATTCGCTtgattttttgtctgtctgtgtttgcaagCTTAgtaagtctgtttgtctgttggtaattgtgtttgtttgtttgtttgtttgcttgcttgttcgtttgcttgtctgtgcaTTCTTTGTTTAtcagtgtctgtctttctcttttgcTTCTGTTggcttgttttgtttgtttgtatgtttgtttttatttatctgtttatctgtctgtatgttggtttgcttatttgttcgtgtttgtgttttagtttgtctgtctgtttgctttgtttgtctttcagtatctgtgcttgtttgttagtttgctgtgtgtgtgtgtgtgtgtgtgtgtgtgtgtgtgtgtgtgtgtctgtgtgtgtgtgtgtgtgtgtgtgtgtgtgtgtgtgtgtgtgtgtgtgtgttgtgtgtggtgtgtgtgtgtgtgtgtgtgtgtgtgtgtgtgtgtgtgtgtgtgtgtgtgtgtgtgtgtgtgtgttgtctggaTTGTTGCAGATTGATACTTAATTtactgtcttgtctgttgAAGTAACGACAACTGAAGGATTAATTACTACAGAAACGAATGACTTGGAGCATGAGCACGTTGTACTTGAAAGATGGGTTTGTAGGGCTTTGTTGTTCTGTTGACAAATATtgattttatttgtctgtatgcataTGCCCACTCACCTTCCTGTcaatccgtctgtctgtccatctgtacatCGTTTATCTCTGCTGTCTCTGCATGTAATCAGTGGTGACCATTAATAGTAGAATTAAGTTAAGCGACCGTTGATAATCTAAAACAGGAAACAGTTATATGTCGTTGTGCTTCCGTAGGTTTTCggactagtctcgcgtagccagaccatctccgcctacatccttccggcgagAGATACCtagatgtaggcggagatggtctggctacgcgaaaAGTTTCGGACAGTGTTGGCACCTCTCCTTCTATCCGTTATCCTTATCTAGCTCTATCGGGATAGCTCCCAATCGAATACGCTCCCAATAGTACAAATTTCATTCTATACtaaaagtaattaattaaaaccaaaaACCTGGCTTCATTGTCCatactagtctcgcgtagccagaccatctccgcctacgtCAGGAtcgctacgcgagactaacggCGAACGGAAAAATTAGAACGCAGCTTGACGAAGTCTCTCAGAAATACGGGACTTCAACAACAATTGATTAGTGACTAAACATACTGCCCGGATCAAGGAAGTTCTGTGATCAGAGTTCTTATTCTCTAATCATGCGCGGCAATGGCTGTGACAAGAAGGTTGGCGTTGAGAGTAGAACGTGCTGGCTGCTCACAGTGCTCACAGTGTCACTTGTAGTCAATGTCGTGTTCGCTGCTGTTTGCTATGTCACCATGAGAAATCAACAGAGCGACATTCTCGATCTGCAGAAGAAAATGGCAGAGCTGCAAGAGCAGCAGTCAGCAACAAGTGAGATGAAGCACGAGATAAGTGACATTTTATCAGTGAATgcagcagacagagagaagagATCAGTATTGTCTTCCAATTCATCGTCTCGTGTAGCAGTCGATGTTGGGTCGGTGTTTGTATCAGCAATCAAAAGCATGTGTAAACCAGAAGGAGTTGTCTGCATCCCAGGAGCAAAAGGAGAAGGTGGACAAGCAGGCAGAGATGGGTTGCCGGGAGTAAATGGATTAGCAGGAAGAGATGGAAAGCCTGGCAGAGATGGACGTCCCGGTATTGATGGAAATCCTGGCAGTGATGGCACGCCAGGTAAAGATGGAGAACCCGGTGATGATGGTTTGCCGGGTCGAGACGGTTTGTCTGGTGCTACCGGCAGAGATGGTCCCATCGGTTTAAGCGGTCCACCTGGTAAGCCTGGAGCTAAGGGAATGGGATTGCCTGGAAAGCAAGGTCCAATAGGGATACCTGGTGTGaagggagagaaaggagaaaggGGGGAGAAGGGAGGGAAAGGAGACATCGGAGGGCAAGGGATACAAGGGGTTAAAGGAATTCGGGGAGAAAAGGGAGAGCGAGGTGACAGAGGCGAACGAGGATATACTGGTTTTAAGGGAGAGATGGGAGAGACCGGCGAGAAAGGACTGCCAGGGGAGAAAGGTAATAGAGGGATACAAGGCGAGAAAGGAGAGACGAGTAAAGTAACATTACCAAGTCAGTGTAATAACTCGAACCATCAAGTTTTATCCAACAAGTGGAGAAAAGTTTCCTACACAAAAGCCGGTTTTCGTTGCGATGCAAAGACGACTGGATTTCAACCAGGATGGTACGTATTTGATGCTAGTATTGGAGGAAAAATGCCTCAGACGTGCCCACCAACTGGTCGTTGTGGAGCGTTTGCGCCGGGATGGCTGAAGGGATCTCACCCGACCGAATTCGGACAGACGAGTAAAGAAACGGTTTGTTTTCATTGGAATGAAAAGTGCTGTAACCTGCAGGTGACTGTCGATATCACCAACTGTGGAGGATTCTATGCATACAAGCTGCCTTATACGTCGAACGTGTGTTCTTCGGTGTATTGCGGGGATGCCTGACGTGACATGAGATTGATTCGTGTCGAATGTGACGAGAAGCTTGTGACGCTTCGTTGAACATGTGACTGTTCGTTGTTCTGCGTAAACGTGAATGGTTGACGACGTGATTTTCATTAGCTATTGCATGGCGTTGACGTTGTGACATCGAAGTCCAATACAAATGCATTACAAAAATGATCTCGAATGTGCAGACAATGATTACAGTACcagttatgtttgtgtatggtGGTTGCCCCATATATCACTGACCAACATATTTTATATTGATATAAACGACCCATCATTCTACGATGTATTTGACTGATATCCTATCTAGCAGTTGTATAGACCTATGTATTGCATCGAATTTCAATGCTTGAAGTGTAAGACTGTTGCCTTActgttaataataaatcataAATTTTTTAACAAACTAAATATTAGTAAATAaacattaaataaaaataatcataacataaatattaatataaaataaaaatgttatttatatattttagctTGTTTGTTTAAACAGATTGATCCTTAGtaaagtttattaattaattaattaattacgacATTTCACTCAACCTGTTTATTGGATGTCTAAGTTGTAGCAGCTTGTCCTTATGATGTCGCCATTTTGCAACGGATTTCATTGCAATAAACAAAATCTAGTAAATCTGGTTCACTGACGTACGATGGAAGTTGAGAAACTTGCTTCGATTCTCATCGTACAAAGCTGGAAATTGCCAACGTCTAAAAGCAGACAGTGTGACATCGTAAAAGCTAAGCCTGCAGTTCTATTGTAGAGAAATTAGCACCTCCCTCTTCCGGTAGTGTACATCTACTTTGTAGTCTGTTGTAATCTAAATACaagtgtgtgttcgtttgGCCTTCGATCCTCGTGTCTCGAGAGCTTCGCACCCTACAATGCTTTGGCTACATCAGAAAACTTTCCTTTAGTTCCTACCATCGACCCAGTCTCACACAGAGTTGGTattagccagcccctcccctcgtcattccccggattggattgtatccggggaatgacgagtgCGGAGCGAGTCTGCATTGTGTGGCGGGTGCCTAATTCATTAAGAATCTCTGCTTAGACTGATTCTTCACAATCTGTGACAATGTgccttgcttaattaattaattaattaagaactaTAGCTAAAGTGCTAAAACCTTGAGTCAATCTCGTCATCAAAAATCTTTCTCTCTTTTCCTTGTCATGCAAACGATATGCTGTCTTGATACCAGAAATGTCAATAAACTCATTGCAATGTACTTGTTTCCAtctacatgcacacagacaactCAATCCACTCAATctaattaaaatcaataaattttacaTTTGATAAAAAAATTAACTACCAACCAGTCCTTTGTTTTTAAACGTTCCAATAGCTGTGAGTCATTCATAATTGACATCACCGGCAGCACTGATTATCCAGCCATTTTCAAATAGTCTATCTTGATCAACAAAGTTGTGTCtgacacattgtcaacatTTGTGAGCATATAATGTCTGGCCAGAAGTTCGTGTTGCCAATAAAACATGTTGACCGTTCAACTTGCAGACAACTTCACTAATAGCAAAATGTTGCATTCACTCTCCGTCAATTGTgtagcaacaaaaatgaaaaaaatATTGTAAACACAGCAACCAGTTGCAATTCCAGTACAATGAGTCGTCACTCGTTGTTGTCAAAAATACAGTTGACAGAAAGAAGAGATCAGCATCGTTTCCCACCTCACCATCTCGACCAGGTCAATGTTTGTATTAGCAATGAAAAGCACGTGTGAACCAGAAGGAGCTGTCAGCAATCGTCCAATCACTCGACCATTCAATATTTCTTCCTTGACCACTGCACTTGAATTTGTCGAACCTTACGTAATTGTAGCTTTAAGTTAAGTATACTGTAGTGCTAttataatattgatattaattaaaaatgacaTTCCATTAAAATTAAGTAAGTCATATCAATTGTCTCATACATCTAAAGTGTTATCTATTAGCGTTGCACGTGCCAAACACGTGCGACGGAGGAGTCTGTGGCAAGAAACAAAGTTTGCTGTGACTTGCAGCTGCCATAGACGTCTTGTCACCGTCACTTGTCCGTGTCGACTGAGGTCCCACATGATGAGGACACGTCTGATGCGGTGCTAGTAGAAATTTCCTGTCAGGAAGATGAAGAACTCTAGATCTAGCGGCGGCAAAATACGAGGATGTGCCTAAAATCTCTCATTGGTCTCAAGCTTCGCTCCAACTGGCAAGCCGCATAATCAACTAAACATTGCGTCAGCACGAGACCACGTGCAACCTGACGTCATGACATCGGCAAGTGCGTTAACGCAACGACGTCATAGTTGAGTTTACTAGTTGGACTGCATGCTGTCTGATTGGCGCGTCTGGTGAATTTCCGTTAAAGTGCGACACTTGTGCAGTCTGAATCAGTTGAGGTTGTAGACATTTCGACGATCACGAGCAACAGCACGTCCGCAGCTGATCACAAAGAGAAACGTTGGGTGAAAGATCCGACACGTTGGTTGCTTACGGCTTTACTGATTGCTAATATTGTTTTTGCTACAGTTGGTTATGTAGCAATTAGAAATCTGCAGAATGTTGTGGCAGATGTGCAGGAGGATCTATCTGCATGCAGTGAAGTGATGAATCAGATGAGTGGAATGTCATCAGAGAATGCATATGcggcagacagagagaagagGTCAGATTTATCTCCTAGTTCATTATCTCGACTAGGAGATCTAGGCGATGTTGGGTCTATATCAGCAATCGATATCAAGAGCATGTGCTAACCAGAAGGAGCGGTCTGCATCCagggagagaaaggagaagctgGACAACCAGGAAGAGATGGGTTGCCAGGGAGAGATGGAATTGGACTGCCAGGAAGAGATGGAATTGGACTGCCTGGAAGGGATGGAAATCCTGGTAGGGATGGTGAACCTGGTGACCTTGGTTTACCAGGTAGAAATAGTTTGCCTGGAGATCCTGGCAAAGATGGCTCTGTGGGCTTACCTGGTAAGCCTGGAGCTAAGGGAATTGGATTGCCTGGAAAGCAAGGTCCAATAGGATACCTGGTGGGaagggagagaaaggagagagaggggagaagGGAAGGAAAGGACTCGTCTGAGGGCAAGGGGTTAAAGGAATTCAGGGAGAGAAGGGAGAGCAAGGGGACAGAGGTAAGTAGGAAATAGTGGTTTTAAGGGGGAGAAAGGAGAAAGGTGATGAAGGGATACAAGAAGAGAAAATAGAACCACTGTTACCACGTCAGTGTAATAAGACAAATCATAGCGTCTTGTCTGAGACGTGGAGGAAAGTTTCATTGAGTGTCTATAAGTTTGGAAAGCATTGCGATGGATTGCAACCAGGATGGTATGTATTTGCTGCTAGTATTGGGAGACAAATGCTCCAGACATGCCCACCAAAATGTCACTGTGGCACACATGTACTGGGATGGCTAAATGGATCTCATCCCACTGTAGTTGGACAGACCAGTAGAAACACGGTATGTTTTCACTACTACAGCTTCTGTGAGTGGCAGGTACCTGTTGATATCACCAACTGTGGAGGATTTTATGTGTACCACTTGTTCTCCAAAATGCCTAACTGTAATTTAGCGTACTGCAGCAATGCATGATGTGACATGCagtcaattgaatgtcaaatgtGATTGCGAAGCTTGTGATGGTTTTTGGATAAGTTAATGTCTACAGTTTATCAATAAAAATTAGAATAACTTGTGACTCAATTTTGTTGCCTCTAAGCTGCTGATGTTTGTGAAAATCAAATTTCAACACAAATTCTTTTCAACCAACACTTGCACATGCCGATAATGACCACATTGCAGGTGGTGTTTATGTATAGCCAAACCTGCCTTACTGGTCCTATTTCAAACCATTCATTTACTATTGATATTAAGTAGTTGTTACTGTACTGGCcttgagtgtgtgacagtataTATTGCGTAGTCTGCAGTTGACTGTGGTGGGTTTGAACTCTGGGCTCTTGGTCTACTGACTACATCCCATCCAATATTTCCATCAACTTTACTCCAAGTGGCACATAGAACTGCTCTCAGCTTAATTGACTTGGCAGCCTTTTCTTCTCTCATTTTCTAGACAACACCATTCATCTCTAacacagaaactaaacactaacAAATGTATTTgcttgaattaattaaaattaatcaaacacattaatattaatgttcaATTTAGACAAAATTACTGAGTACTGTACATTTTTGGTCTATAATTATCATATAATACACTGGGAAATGAGAC encodes the following:
- the LOC134195918 gene encoding uncharacterized protein LOC134195918, which encodes MRGNGCDKKVGVESRTCWLLTVLTVSLVVNVVFAAVCYVTMRNQQSDILDLQKKMAELQEQQSATSEMKHEISDILSVNAADREKRSVLSSNSSSRVAVDVGSVFVSAIKSMCKPEGVVCIPGAKGEGGQAGRDGLPGVNGLAGRDGKPGRDGRPGIDGNPGSDGTPGKDGEPGDDGLPGRDGLSGATGRDGPIGLSGPPGKPGAKGMGLPGKQGPIGIPGVKGEKGERGEKGGKGDIGGQGIQGVKGIRGEKGERGDRGERGYTGFKGEMGETGEKGLPGEKGNRGIQGEKGETSKVTLPSQCNNSNHQVLSNKWRKVSYTKAGFRCDAKTTGFQPGWYVFDASIGGKMPQTCPPTGRCGAFAPGWLKGSHPTEFGQTSKETVCFHWNEKCCNLQVTVDITNCGGFYAYKLPYTSNVCSSVYCGDASESVEVVDISTITSNSTSAADHKEKRWVKDPTLGYVAIRNLQNVVADVQEDLSACSEVMNQMSGMSSENAYAADREKRSDLSPSSLSRLGDLEGAVCIQGEKGEAGQPGRDGLPGRDGIGLPGRDGIGLPGRDGNPGRDGEPGDLGLPGRNSLPGDPGKDGSVGLPGKPGAKGIGLPGKQGPIGYLVGRERKEREGRREGKDSSEGKGLKEFRERRESKGTERQQIQEISHWSQASLRPAGCTLPSWSRDTKSRGNLSYCSIVSRSQTPPLFISTVEIADFSMITSSSTSEGKRWVANPTCWLLTASLIANVVIATVGYVAIRNLQNEMADVQEHLSAASEMKHQMSDVLVENAANREKRSALSSTSSSRLAVDVGSVFVSAIKSMCKPTGAVCIPGGKGEAGQSGRDGLPGINGLPGRDGKPGSDGTPGKDGEPGDNGLPGRDGLSGATGRDGPVGLRGPPGKPGAKGMGLPGKQGPIGIPGGKGEKGERGEKGGKGDIGGQGIQGVKGIQGEKGEQGDRGERGYTGYKGGKGERGMTGEKGTRWGKGGKGEKEELELPLPSQCNKANHSVLSETRRKVSSSQAKFGEHCDNKLQSGWYVFAASIGGQMPETCPPTNHCGTDAPGWLKGTHPTVVGQSSRNTVCFHWNNNCCAWQVAVDVTNCGGFYVYNLFEKPPCHSVYCGDA